One stretch of Diorhabda carinulata isolate Delta chromosome 5, icDioCari1.1, whole genome shotgun sequence DNA includes these proteins:
- the LOC130894098 gene encoding uncharacterized protein LOC130894098, whose translation MKHPTQNGISIFLRLFEIQPKHQSVFPFRDVATKDLPNDKKFQAHVNTFIYSFTSIVSNLDNEEILLAILYKIGASHATRSVDRQTLIDVRQAFLDTFECMRRYELDAWIKLFDVLINEISHAIEEKLEEISE comes from the exons ACTTTTTGAAATCCAACCAAAACATCAGTCGGTTTTCCCGTTTAGAGACGTCGCTACAAAAGATTTACCTAACGATAAAAAGTTTCAAGCACACGTTAAtactttcatttattcatttactTCAATTGTGAGCAATTTAGATAACGAAGAAATTCTATTGGCCATTTTATATAAGATAGGAGCTTCGCATGCTACAAGATCCGTCGATAGACAAACCCTAATT GATGTGAGGCAAGCTTTTTTAGATACTTTTGAATGTATGAGAAGATACGAACTAGATGCATGGATTAAATTATTCGATGTGTTGATTAATGAAATATCTCACgctattgaagaaaaacttgaagaaattagtgagtaa